A window from Candidatus Krumholzibacteriota bacterium encodes these proteins:
- a CDS encoding sugar transferase, with amino-acid sequence MSGIPRINEAFIEEPSTQGVGVVPAAAESPVYLAIKRVIDVCVASLLLILFLPIIPVVALLIKMDSPGPVLYRQKRIGRKGKEFNFYKFRSMVMGAEKVVGALRPLSGVDGPVFKLKEDPRVTGVGRFLRRSSLDELPQLFNVLKGEMSIVGPRPNLPSEVSHYLPWQRRRLDVTPGITCLWQIAGRSHIGFQEWMRLDMEYIRTRSLVTDLQIMAKTIPAVIARKGAY; translated from the coding sequence ATGTCAGGAATCCCCCGTATCAACGAAGCGTTCATCGAGGAGCCGTCGACGCAGGGCGTCGGCGTCGTTCCCGCCGCCGCGGAGAGTCCGGTCTATCTCGCGATCAAGCGCGTCATCGACGTCTGTGTCGCGTCGTTGCTTTTGATACTCTTTCTTCCGATCATCCCGGTCGTCGCCCTCCTGATCAAGATGGATTCGCCGGGCCCGGTCCTCTACCGGCAGAAGCGGATCGGCAGGAAGGGAAAGGAATTCAATTTCTACAAGTTCCGTTCGATGGTCATGGGCGCCGAGAAGGTCGTCGGGGCGCTCCGTCCGTTGAGCGGCGTCGACGGCCCCGTGTTCAAGCTCAAGGAGGATCCCCGGGTCACCGGAGTCGGCCGGTTCCTCCGTCGTTCGAGCCTGGACGAGCTCCCACAGCTCTTCAACGTGCTCAAGGGGGAGATGAGCATCGTCGGTCCCCGCCCCAATCTGCCCTCAGAAGTGTCGCACTACCTTCCCTGGCAACGGAGACGGCTCGACGTAACACCCGGCATCACTTGCCTTTGGCAAATCGCCGGGCGCAGCCATATCGGATTCCAGGAGTGGATGAGACTCGACATGGAGTACATCCGCACCCGGTCGCTCGTCACCGACCTCCAGATCATGGCGAAAACGATCCCCGCCGTGATAGCCAGGAAGGGGGCGTACTGA
- a CDS encoding polysaccharide biosynthesis/export family protein → MALYPRFIMALALVLAVSAAGCGGGNRLIMQGGGEVEHGELDLARLPGAASASGGAYRVSHGDVLDIFFLYNRDLSRQDIRVRPDGRISYPYAGEIQAAGLTASEIDSILTDRFSEIVRDPEISVMVREFQEPVVYVMGAVGSAGGYAWRRGMTLMNALALASGPGDRGKRNGVLVIRRVAPDRVAGIQIDVEALTDGNHFEYDIPIQPYDIIFVPKSRIAKASEFVESLYTILGRPGDIYIKGWQVFNQRALYDFYKRTGQR, encoded by the coding sequence ATGGCGCTGTATCCGCGATTCATAATGGCTCTCGCTCTGGTTCTCGCCGTATCGGCAGCGGGCTGCGGCGGAGGGAACAGGCTGATCATGCAGGGGGGCGGCGAGGTGGAGCACGGCGAGCTCGACCTCGCGAGGCTTCCCGGGGCGGCTTCCGCATCCGGCGGCGCCTATCGCGTCTCCCACGGCGACGTGCTCGACATCTTCTTCCTCTACAACCGCGACCTCTCCAGGCAGGATATCAGGGTCCGTCCGGACGGGCGGATCTCCTACCCGTACGCGGGCGAGATCCAGGCGGCCGGGCTCACCGCGTCCGAAATCGACAGCATCCTCACCGACAGGTTCTCGGAAATCGTCCGCGATCCCGAGATCTCCGTCATGGTCAGGGAGTTCCAGGAGCCGGTCGTCTACGTGATGGGCGCGGTCGGCTCAGCCGGCGGATACGCCTGGCGGCGGGGGATGACCCTGATGAACGCCCTGGCGCTGGCCAGCGGACCGGGCGACCGGGGAAAGCGGAACGGCGTGCTCGTCATCAGGCGCGTCGCTCCCGACCGGGTGGCCGGCATCCAGATCGATGTCGAGGCGCTTACCGACGGGAATCATTTCGAATACGACATACCGATCCAGCCGTACGACATCATCTTCGTGCCGAAATCCCGGATCGCGAAGGCGTCGGAGTTCGTCGAATCCCTCTATACCATCCTTGGCAGGCCGGGGGATATCTACATCAAGGGCTGGCAGGTCTTCAACCAGCGTGCGCTGTACGACTTCTACAAGAGGACGGGGCAGCGGTAG